Proteins encoded within one genomic window of Agelaius phoeniceus isolate bAgePho1 chromosome Z, bAgePho1.hap1, whole genome shotgun sequence:
- the LOC143692063 gene encoding uncharacterized protein LOC143692063 produces MLGPVIKASPLNGLKGTPFTPAESSHSHIDSEAEGSPLPAPPPVPAAAPVPVASSPSAPPPDESSHCHIESEAGGSPPPPPPPPPPAPASAPPPPPPPPPPPPPSVAVPAAAPVPVDLLQPHISLQASGRAAAPIPAPAAHRGELRLRTYTVSGTDTTSTVAPDRTVPVPSSVVPRRTRTLYTTDTSSSVAPDRTGVGSSVDISSHEISDRTYPGSATNTLSSVTPDRTGFGSSVDISSHRISDRSDSLSASSIPSSVTSDCPICPLMTQNLSTSFGSSMDISSHAISDRSYSLSASNIPSSGTPSRASIGSSRDTFTNLTPTRNSTGSSMGASSHMTGSRTGTGSSVNKTTQN; encoded by the exons ATGTTAGGTCCAGTGATCAAAGCAAGTCCACTCAATGGGCTCAAGGGGACACCGTTCACCCCCGCTG AATCTTCACACTCCCACATTGACTCTGAAGCAGAGGGGTCACcacttcctgctcctcctcctgttcctgctgctgctcctgttcctgtgg CCAGTAGTCCTTCTGCTCCACCACCTGATG AATCTTCACACTGCCACATTGAATCTGAAGCAGGTGGTTcaccacctccacctccacctcctcctcctcctgctcctgcttctgctcctccacctcctcctccacctcctcctccacctcctccttctgttgctgtccctgctgctgctcctgttcctgtgg ATCTTCTTCAGCCTCACATTTCACTCCAAGCATCTGGTAGAGCTGCTGCTCctattcctgctcctgctg cacACAGGGGAGAGCTTAGACTCAGAACCTATACTGTTTCTGGAACCGACACAACATCCACTGTGGCACCAGACAGAACTGTGCCTGTACCCTCCAGTGTGGTACCACGCAGAACGCGCACTCTGTATACCACCGACACATCATCCAGTGTGGCACCAGACAGAACAGGTGTTGGATCATCAGTGGACATATCCTCCCATGAGATATCTGACAGAACATACCCTGGGTCTGCAACCAACACACTCTCCAGTGTGACACCAGACAGAACAGGTTTTGGATCATCAGTGGACATATCCTCCCACAGGATATCCGACAGAAGTGACAGTTTGTCTGCAAGCAGCATACCCTCCAGTGTGACATCAGACTGTCCAATATGTCCACTGATGACCCAAAACCTAAGTACAAGTTTTGGATCATCAATGGACATATCCTCCCATGCGATATCTGACAGAAGTTACAGTTTGTCTGCAAGCAACATACCCTCCAGTGGGACACCAAGCAGAGCAAGCATTGGGTCATCAAGGGACACATTCACCAACCTGACACCAACCAGAAACAGTACTGGGTCATCAATGGGTGCATCCTCCCATATGACAGGGAGCAGAACTGGTACTGGGTCTTCAGTcaacaaaaccacacagaacTAG